The genomic stretch AGTGCCGGATGGGCGTGGTGCTGCCCCAGACGATCTTTGCGCCGGTGGCCTTAAGCCGGGCGGCGAGGGTGTGGAGGTTCTTCTCGTATTGCTCGGGCGACGTGGCGCGACGGCCTCCCGCGTGGCGCGGCATCACCCGAAAGGCCTTCATGCCCGGGACGCGATGAATCAAGTCTCCCAAGCCGCAGTTGACGTGGATGAGATCCCATTTGCCATCGCCGAGATAGTGGTCAAGGAGTTCCAGCGCCGTGGTGGTGTTCCAGACCACACCGGGCTCGTGGCGTGGACAATGGATTTCCGCTTTACCCTTGAGTTCCTTTTTCAAATCCGCCGCCGGTTGCTGGTAGATTTGGTCGCCGAGAATGAGGACGCGCGGCAACGCATTCTCCGCCTGAACACCGCCGCCACTAAGCGCCACGGCGCAGACCAGAAGCATGGCGCGGAGCGTTTCCATATTTAGGCGAGCGCTTCAGTCATTGGCCCCGTGCTGTCGGCAAAGGATTTCACCGGCACATCCACGGCGTTTAGCATCGAGACGAACAGGTTGGCCAACGGCACTTTCTTGTCGTCCTCGAAGCTGTGCAGGTGCCCGTGCTTGAGGCCGAGCTTGTTGCCGCCGGCGAGGTGGATGGGATAATTCTTGGGGCTGTGGGAAGCGTGCGGGTGGGCCGAGCCCCAGAGCACGACGGTACGGTCAAGCATGTTGCCGTCGGCTTCGGGCGTGTCCTTGAGGCGTTGCAGGAAGTAGGCGTGTTGTTCGGCCCGCCAACGGTCCCATTGGCCGGAGTAATCGGCGGGACGTTTGTGGGCAATGTCATGCGTGGCGCCCTTGTAGCCGAGCACGTAGGTGGCGTAGTTCCACAGCTCGCTCTGTGAGGAATTCTCACTCTCCAGCATCAAGGAAGCGAACCGGGTGGTGTCCGTTTGAAACGCCAGATACACCAGGTCGTACATGCACCGGATATATTCCTTGGGGTCCTTGTGCGAGGCCTCGAGGTTCAGGCCCTTGGTATCGATCTCGGGCAACGGTTCATGCGTCCATTTGCTGGTGCGCTCCACACGTTGTTCCAGCGACCGGATGGATTCCAGATATTCCTCCACTTTGCCCTGATCCTCATGGCCGAGGCGGTTCTTGAGGCTGCGGCTCTGGTCCATCAACAAATCCAGAATGCTGGCCTCGCGCTTGAGCCCGGCACGCACCTGCTCGACGCCTTTGCCGGCGTAGGGTTTGAACAACCGGTTGAAAATCTCCTGCGGCTTGTGCATCGAGGGAATCGGCCGGCCAGGCCCGCGATGGGACAGCGTCTTGCTCCGTCCGTAGGAACCGGTGCCGCCCTCGGTGCCCAGCACCATGGAGGCGAACCGGGTCTGATGCCCGTGCGCATTGGCGGCGATCTGATCAATGGAAATGCTGTTGGTTTTCTGAGTGCCCACCATGTCCGCGCCCGTGGCGAACACGTCACCCGAGCTGTGCCCGCCCAAGGCCCAGCCGCCGGCGTGATCCAGTCCGCGGTAGTAGCTCACGTACTCC from Limisphaerales bacterium encodes the following:
- a CDS encoding DUF1552 domain-containing protein: MKTKSWHLNRRELLKGGGIALALPLLNGMSLAAPSKTHPKRMLVSYFSYGAYMPNGQHGFPDPEKPHNEWSWWPCRDAGPLTFNKSAAPFEPLKEYVSYYRGLDHAGGWALGGHSSGDVFATGADMVGTQKTNSISIDQIAANAHGHQTRFASMVLGTEGGTGSYGRSKTLSHRGPGRPIPSMHKPQEIFNRLFKPYAGKGVEQVRAGLKREASILDLLMDQSRSLKNRLGHEDQGKVEEYLESIRSLEQRVERTSKWTHEPLPEIDTKGLNLEASHKDPKEYIRCMYDLVYLAFQTDTTRFASLMLESENSSQSELWNYATYVLGYKGATHDIAHKRPADYSGQWDRWRAEQHAYFLQRLKDTPEADGNMLDRTVVLWGSAHPHASHSPKNYPIHLAGGNKLGLKHGHLHSFEDDKKVPLANLFVSMLNAVDVPVKSFADSTGPMTEALA
- a CDS encoding SGNH/GDSL hydrolase family protein, translating into METLRAMLLVCAVALSGGGVQAENALPRVLILGDQIYQQPAADLKKELKGKAEIHCPRHEPGVVWNTTTALELLDHYLGDGKWDLIHVNCGLGDLIHRVPGMKAFRVMPRHAGGRRATSPEQYEKNLHTLAARLKATGAKIVWGSTTPIRHSSTNVFAKGSEIEYNALAAKVMAKYGVPTNDMYAFVKDLIDMNKPASHGADPFFFDRKPIHAPLQAILRKDLGL